One region of Sardina pilchardus chromosome 18, fSarPil1.1, whole genome shotgun sequence genomic DNA includes:
- the heatr5b gene encoding HEAT repeat-containing protein 5B isoform X1: MELAHSLLLNEDALAQITEAKRPVFIFEWLRFLDKVLVAANKVDVKEKQKKLVEQLTGLISSAPGPPTRKLLAKNLATLYSIGDTFTVFQTLDKCNDIIKSKDDTPAYLPTKLAAVACVGAFYEKMGRMLGSSFPETINNLLKALKSAESQGRGEILLSLQKVLHGLGGAAASCHRDIYKNARSLLTDRSMAVRCAVAKCLLELQNEAVFMWTTELENVATLCFKALEGSNYGVRVAVSKLLGTVMATALMPKQAAVMRQNVKRATLEEVLELMATGFLRGGSGFLKSGGEMLKGGGSVSREVRVGVTQAYVVFVTTLGGQWLERNFATFLSHVLELVAHPRATQTHVEAVYSRRCVSFALRATLGGLLGEKAQIAAAKEICQAISKQMRAVGKEGDGGGGGEVSRLRALQKAVVSDSSGENKGGAADVSASQHVMVCALKELGSLVQSLSATSSPIIQEPSIGLLETVSSVLLHPSMAARLAAAWCLRCVAVALPYQLTPLLDRCAERINNLKSSPEAVSGYSFAMAALLGGIHQCPLGIPHSKGKMVVSIAEDLLRTASQNSRLSLQRTQAGWLLLGALMTLGPSVVRYHLPKMLLLWRNVFPRSQKELEAEKARGDPFTWQVTLEGRAGALCAMRSFVAHCPELLTEDVIRRLMTPIECAMTMMSHVPAVIKVHGAHLKASAAMVRLRLYDILALLPPKTYEGSFNALLRELVAEFTLTDNSANTTTSLLRSLCHYDDSVLMGSWLQETDHKSIEDQLQPNSASGSGALEHDPSSIYLRVPVGEVIPGPLPLGVSVIDASVALFGVVFPHVSFKHRLQMLDHFAECIKQAKGVRQQAVQLNIFTAVLSALKGLAENKSTLGPEEVRKSALALVMGALDNPNPILRCAAGEALGRMAQVVGEATFIARMAQDSFDKLKSARDVVSRTGHSLALGCLHRYVGGIGSGQHLKTSVSILLALAQDGSSHEVQTWALHSLALIVDSSGPMYRGYVEPTLSLVLTLLLTVPPSHTEVHQCLGRCLGALITTVGPELQGNGATISTIRSSCLVGCAIMQDHSDSLVQAAAISCLQQLHMFAPRHVNLSSLVPCLCVHLCSSHLLLRRAAVACLRQLVQREAAEVCEYAMSLAKKASDSKDSATINLNITETGLEGVLFGMLDRETDRKLCSDIHDTLGHMLSSLAVGKLAHWLKLCKDVLAATTDVGGAVGFEMGKDEDSEKKDDTDDDTMFTSLGEEPSKPNVAPRWVTRVFAADCLCRIIHLCENSDKAHFDLATARSARAKNPKGDLLVLHLSDLIRMAFMAATDNSNQLRMAGLQALEDIIKKFASVPEPEFPGHVILEQYQANVGAALRPAFSPDTPSDITAKACQVCSTWIGSGVVSDLNDLRRVHNLLVSSLDKVQAGKGSSSQLYSESATTMEKLAVLKAWAEVFVVAMKIKKEAESRPPKSSGGEEDEDEEAGEETGILPPDSLITLVQPELPALSRLWLAALRDYALLTLPAEFASQLPPDGGAFYTPETIDTARLHYRNSWAPILHAVSLWLHSTGFGSAEGAEDATPGPPKGSGPVAVFPPVGQVPSKSQEELVKDRMHLLLGISIEFLCFPRPEEPIEHVMSCLQALCTLLDSPSARQHIAQDQLLAVELLNVLHRLLLTCDPPSVQLQVTAVVQETIHSALDHLQLQRSSSSVEEGEEKESAAALGEGGDSGELLPGKSLVFAAMELLVFILMRHLPQLNTRAGDSPSHPAYRPHSLTQEGTRLVAATVAILAELPALCSPAGSMTILPTVLFLITGVLRETAVKTPDHSVPVPVSAALQGIKTIITSPLARAEKTHKQWTSLVWSSLASVLEYAQPDESRPNMDEVSMLTAITLFLLSASSELLGVTALQKGCMDRFRNALNSSDPWVQARCYQLLMSVFQHSSRALSTPYIHALAPLLVEKLKAVERSRPNNAAELQAVQEGVKVLENLVAMGEEQNRVQLLALLVPTLVSYLLDENAFSSAAPASKGLHNFALQDLMRIGPLYPAAFKTVIGAAPELKTRLETAILANQASSKAMAAARLAQPTVQAAPTIKLKTSFF; encoded by the exons ATGGAGCTGGCACACAGTTTGCTGCTCAATGAAGATGCCCTGGCCCAGATCACTGAGGCCAAGAGGCCTGTCTTCATCTTCGAGTGGCTTCGCTTCCTAGACAAAGTGCTTGTGGCAGCAAATAAG GTGGATGTGAAGGAGAAACAGAAGAAGTTGGTGGAGCAACTGACTGGGCTGATTAGCAGTGCTCCAGGTCCACCCACCCGCAAGCTGCTGGCCAAGAACCTAGCCACCCTCTACAGCATCGGAGACACGTTCACTGTCTTTCAAACTCTAGACAAGTGTAATGACATCATCAAAAGCAAAGATGATACACCAGCCTATCTACCAACTAAGCT GGCTGCAGTGGCATGTGTGGGGGCCTTTTATGAGAAGATGGGCAGGATGCTGGGCAGCTCTTTCCCAGAAACCATCAATAACCTTCTCAAGGCATTGAAGAGTGCAGAG tctCAGGGGCGTGGGGAGATCCTGCTCAGCCTGCAGAAGGTCCTTCATGGGCTGGGTGGGGCGGCTGCTTCCTGTCACAGAGACATCTATAAGAACGCCCGCTCCCTGCTGACTGACCGCTCCATGGCTGTCCGCTGTGCAGTGGCCAAG TGTCTGTTGGAGCTGCAGAATGAAGCTGTCTTCATGTGGACCACGGAGCTGGAGAATGTCGCCACCCTGTGCTTTAAGGCGCTGGAAGGCTCCAACTACGGCGTACGGGTCGCTGTGTCCAAGCTGCTGGGCACCGTCATGGCAACAGCGCTGATGCCCAAGCAAGCGGCAG TGATGCGTCAGAACGTGAAGCGGGCCACActggaggaggtgctggagctCATGGCTACGGGCTTCCTGCGCGGAGGCTCTGGCTTCCTGAAGAGTGGCGGCGAGATGCTGAAGGGAGGCGGCTCTGTCAGCAGGGAGGTGCGCGTGGGGGTCACACAG GCATATGTGGTGTTCGTGACCACTCTGGGCGGGCAGTGGCTGGAGCGTAACTTCGCCACGTTCCTGTCCCACGTGCTGGAGCTGGTGGCACACCCGCGGGCCACGCAGACGCACGTGGAGGCCGTGTACTCTCGCCGCTGCGTCTCCTTCGCCCTGCGCGCCACCCTGGGCGGCCTGCTGGGCGAGAAGGCCCAGATCGCCGCTGCCAAGGAGATCTGCCAGGCCATCAGCAAGCAGATGCGGGCAGTGGGTAAGgagggagatggtggtggtgggggggaggtgtCCAGACTCAGAGCACTGCAGA AAGCGGTGGTGAGTGACTCCAGTGGGGAGAACAAAGGGGGCGCGGCGGACGTGTCTGCCAGTCAGCATGTGATGGTGTGTGCCCTGAAGGAGCTGGGCAGCCTGGTGCAGAGCCTCAGTGCCACCTCCTCACCCATCATACAGGAGCCCTCCATCG gtCTCCTGGAGACGGTCAGTTCGGTGCTGCTGCACCCCAGCATGGCTGCCCGTCTGGCGGCCGCCTGGTGCCTGCGCTGCGTTGCCGTGGCGCTGCCCTATCAGCTGACGCCGCTGCTGGACCGCTGTGCGGAGCGCATCAACAACCTGAAGAGCTCGCCGGAGGCGGTCAGCGGGTACAGCTTTGCCATGGCCGCTCTGCTCGGGGGCATACACCAGTGCCCGCTGGGTATCCCGCACTCTAagggcaag ATGGTGGTGAGTATTGCGGAGGATCTGTTGCGTACCGCGTCCCAGAACAGCCGTCTCTCTCTGCAGCGCACTCAGGCTGGATGGCTGCTGCTGGGAGCCCTCATGAcactag GCCCGTCGGTGGTGCGCTACCACCTGCCcaagatgctgctgctgtggaggaACGTGTTCCCTCGGTCCCAGAAGGAGCTGGAGGCCGAGAAGGCCCGCGGGGACCCCTTCACCTGGCAGGTCACCCTGGAGGGACGCGCTGGGGCACTCTGTG CCATGCGGAGCTTCGTGGCCCACTGCCCTGAGCTCCTCACGGAGGACGTGATCCGGAGACTCATGACCCCCATCGAGTGTGCAATGACCATGATGTCACA TGTGCCTGCGGTCATCAAAGTGCATGGTGCCCATCTGAAAGCTAGCGCTGCCATGGTCAGATTGAGACTGTATGACATCCTCGCTCTGCTGCCCCCTAAGACCTACGAAG GCAGCTTCAATGCTCTGCTGAGGGAGCTGGTGGCGGAGTTCACCCTGACGGACAACTcggccaacaccaccacctccctgcTGCGCTCTCTCTGTCACTATGATGACAGCGTGCTCATGGGCTCCTGGCTACAAGAGACGGACCACAAGTCCATAGAGGATCAG CTGCAGCCCAACAGCGCCTCGGGCAGTGGCGCCCTGGAGCACGACCCGTCCTCCATCTACCTGCGCGTCCCGGTGGGCGAGGTCATCCCCGGGCCCCTCCCCCTGGGCGTGTCCGTCATCGACGCCTCGGTGGCGCTGTTCGGCGTGGTCTTCCCTCACGTCTCCTTCAAACACAG GCTGCAGATGCTGGATCACTTTGCCGAGTGCATCAAACAGGCCAAGGGAGTTCGCCAGCAGGCCGTGCAGCTCAACATCTTCACAGCAGTGCTGAGTGCACTCAAG ggTCTGGCTGAGAATAAGAGTACGCTGGGTCCTGAGGAGGTGCGTAAGTCTGCGCTGGCGCTGGTGATGGGGGCGCTGGACAACCCTAACCCCATCCTGCGCTGCGCCGCGGGGGAGGCCCTGGGCAGGATGGCACAGGTGGTGGGGGAGGCCACCTTCATCGCCAGGATGGCACAGGACAGCTTTGACAA gctgaagTCTGCCCGAGATGTGGTGTCGAGGACGGGTCACTCCTTGGCCCTGGGCTGCCTGCACCGGTATGTGGGCGGCATCGGGTCGGGCCAGCACCTCAAGACCAGCGTCAGCATCCTGCTGGCCCTGGCCCAGGACGGCTCCTCACACGAAGTACAG ACCTGGGCGCTGCACTCTCTGGCGCTGATCGTGGACTCCAGCGGGCCGATGTACCGGGGCTACGTGGAGCCCACGCTGTCCCTGGTGCTGACGCTGCTGCTGACCGTGCCCCCCTCCCACACCGAGGTGCACCAGTGCCTGGGCCGCTGCCTGGGGGCCCTCATCACCACCGTGGGGCCCGAGCTGCAGG gTAATGGAGCCACGATCTCCACCATCCGCTCGTCGTGTCTGGTGGGCTGTGCCATCATGCAGGACCACTCCGACTCGCTGGTGCAGGCCGCCGCCATTTCCTGTCTGCAGCAGCTGCACATGTTCGCCCCGCGTCACGTCAACCTGTCTAGCCTCGTGCCCTGCCTCTGT gtgcaCCTGTGCAGCTCTCACCTGCTGCTGCGTCGCGCTGCGGTGGCGTGCCTGAGGCAGCTGGTCCAGAGGGAGGCGGCCGAGGTGTGTGAGTACGCCATGAGCCTGGCCAAGAAGGCCAGCGACAGCAAGGACAGCGCCACCATCA ACCTGAACATCACCGAGACGGGTCTGGAGGGGGTTCTGTTTGGCATGCTGGACCGGGAGACGGACAGGAAGTTGTGCTCGGACATCCACGACACGCTGGGCCACATGCTCTCGTCCCTGGCTGTGGGGAAGCTGGCCCACTGGCTCAAGCTGTGCAAGGACGTGCTGGCCGCCACCACAG ATGTAGGGGGAGCTGTGGGCTTCGAGATGGGGAAGGACGAGGACTCGGAGAAGAAGGATGACACGGATGACGACACCATGTTCACCTCGCTGGGCGAGGAGCCCTCCAAGCCCAACGTTGCCCCTCGCTGGGTAACGCGGGTGTTTGCGGCGGACTGCCTCTGCCGCATCATCCACCTGTGCGAGAACTCCGACAAGGCCCACTTCGACCTGGCCACCGCCCGCTCAGCTCGGGCCAAGAACCCCAAAG GTGATCTGCTGGTGCTCCACCTGTCCGACCTCATCCGCATGGCCTTCATGGCTGCCACGGACAACAGCAACCAGCTGCGCATGGCCGGTCTCCAGGCCCTAGAGGACATCATCAAGAAGTTTGCCTCTGTGCCCGAACCCGAGTTCCCCGGCCATGTCATCCTGGAGCAGTACCAGGCCAAT GTTGGAGCTGCACTGAGACCTGCCTTTTCCCCCGACACTCCATCTGACATCACTGCCAAGGCCTGCCAG gTGTGCAGCACCTGGATCGGCAGTGGCGTGGTCAGCGACCTGAACGACCTGCGGCGTGTGCACAACCTGCTGGTGTCATCGCTGGACAAGGTGCAGGCTGGGAAGGGCTCCTCCAGCCAGCTGTACAGTGAGAGCGCCACCACCATGGAGAAGCTAGCTGTGCTGAAGGCCTGGGCTgag gtgtttGTGGTGGCCATGAAGATTAAGAAGGAGGCCGAGTCGCGGCCGCCTAAGAGCAGTGGCGGTGAGGAAGATGAAGACGAAGAGGCGGGCGAGGAGACGGGCATCCTGCCGCCAGACAGTCTGATCACCCTGGTGCAGCCGGAGCTGCCCGCCCTGAGTCGGCTGTGGCTGGCGGCGCTGAGGGACTACGCCCTGCTCACGCTGCCCGCCGAGTTCGCCAGCCAGCTCCCACCTGATG GCGGGGCCTTCTACACGCCCGAGACCATAGACACTGCCCGGCTGCACTACCGCAACTCCTGGGCGCCCATCCTGCACGCCGTGTCCCTCTGGCTCCACAGCACCGGGTTCGGCTCCGCCGAGGGCGCCGAGGACGCCACCCCTGGCCCGCCCAAAGGCTCCGGGCCCGTGGCCGTGTTCCCGCCGGTCGGACAGGTGCCCAGCAAGAGCCAGGAGGAGCTGGTGAAGGACCGCATGCATCTGCTTCTAG GCATCAGCATTGAGTTCCTGTGTTTCCCGCGTCCGGAGGAGCCCATCGAGCACGTCATGTCCTGCCTGCAGGCCCTCTGCACCCTGCTGGACTCGCCCAGCGCCCGCCAGCACATCGCCCAGGACCAG CTGTTGGCGGTGGAGCTGCTGAACGTGCTGCACAGGCTGCTGCTGACCTGTGACCCCCCCAGCGTGCAGCTGCAGGTGACCGCAGTCGTGCAGGAGACCATCCACTCCGCACTGGACCATCTACAGCTGCAGCGCTCCAGCTCCA gcgtggaggagggggaggagaaggagtcgGCCGCGGCCCTCGGGGAAGGAGGCGACAGCGGGGAGCTGCTCCCGGGCAAGTCGCTGGTGTTCGCCGCCATGGAGCTGCTGGTGTTCATCCTGATGCGCCACCTGCCGCAGCTCAACACGCGCGCCGGCGACTCGCCCAGCCACCCGGCCTACCGCCCGCACAGCCTCACCCAGGAGGGCACGCGCCTCGTCGCCGCCACCGTCGCCATCCTGGCAGAGCTGCCCGCGCTCTGCTCTCCAGCAG GAAGCATGACCATTCTGCCCACCGTGCTGTTCCTGATCACCGGCGTGCTGAGGGAGACGGCGGTGAAGACTCCGGATCATTCCGTGCCGGTGCCCGTGTCCGCCGCCCTGCAGGGCATCAAGACCATCATCACGTCCCCGCTGGCGCGAGCCGAGAAGACGCACAAGCAGTGGACCAGCCTGGTCTGGAGCAGCCTGGCGTCTGTGCTGGAGTACGCTCAACCTG ACGAGTCTCGGCCCAACATGGACGAGGTGAGCATGCTGACGGCCATCACGCTCTTCCTGCTGTCGGCCAGCTCGGAGCTGCTCGGGGTCACTGCCCTGCAGAAGGGCTGCATGGACCGCTTCCGCAACGCCCTCAACTCCAGCGACCCCTGg GTCCAGGCCCGCTGTTACCAGCTGCTGATGTCGGTGTTCCAGCACTCGAGCCGCGCCCTGTCCACCCCCTACATCCACGCGCTGGCGCCGCTGCTGGTGGAGAAGCTGAAGGCGGTGGAGCGCAGCCGGCCCAACAACGCCGCCGAGCTGCAGGCCGTCCAGGAGGGCGTCAAGGTCCTGGAGAACCTGGTGGCCATGGGAGAAGAGCAGAACC GAGTTCAGTTGCTGGCGCTCCTCGTCCCCACCCTGGTGTCATACCTGCTGGATGAGAACGCCTTCTCCTCGGCCGCGCCGGCCTCCAAGGGCTTGCACAATTTCGCCCTGCAGGACCTGATGCGCATCGGGCCTCTGTACCCGGCCGCCTTCAAGACTGTGATCGGGGCGGCGCCCGAGCTGAAGACCCGCCTCGAGACGGCCATCCTGGCCAATCAGGCCAGCAGCAAGGCCATGGCTGCGGCCAGGCTGGCCCAGCCCACCGTGCAGGCCGCGCCCACGATCAAACTCAAGACGAGCTTCTTCTGA